One Carya illinoinensis cultivar Pawnee chromosome 5, C.illinoinensisPawnee_v1, whole genome shotgun sequence genomic window, TGATGCCTCTAGTGACGGGCAAGCTGCTTGAAAGTTCATCTTTTAAACTGCTTCCTATCTGTGTATATAGAAGAGTTCACGAGGCCACTCGTGATCTAGCAAATGGAGAGTTAATATCTGTATAAAAGGATTAGTGTTGGTTTGTTTGTTGCAAGTACAATCTTGcagattttgctttttttttttactttctttgtatATACACTAtgcagcaaataaataaaaaggaaaaatctagttacaagcataattatgtattaatatgtgtataaatttattttgattggtcaaaaagtaaattttattaaaaatagtgttaatttaaatttatagtataaaataatcagtattgatacgtagattagtacgtgattttgcttgtatataacaaaattctaaaaaaaaaaaaaaaaaaaaaaaaagtttaaaatgatGATAAGTTTCCTTCCCTACGGAACTGAAGCTGAAACCGTGTCCTTTTAATTCAACACccgtgttatttatttatttatttatctggaCCAACCAGCACATGATGATATTAACCGTGTTAAGATTCTAAATTTTTGGACCATCCGACCGATCGTGATCCGATGTTATTTGGGCCGCACCTGTTTCCATTTCTTAGTTAGCGAGGGAGGGTTCCCAGAAGTACGATACTTAGATCAATAACAGAGGCATTTGGTTCCTAGATCAGTCATCCAGAGCTGGTCTCTTCTTTAATTTCTAACCTCGTTTCGGTGTGTCATCATCATTAACCTCAACATGAGTACTTTCGCAAGCAGTGGATTTTTCTTAACAAATCaacattatctttatttatttataaactaaGTACTGTTAATTAAATCGGTCactaaacaaattaaatattaaataatgagGGAAAAATCGTACAgggcccaaaaataaaaataaaaagactggTACTAGTAGTATTATTAGCTGCCGTTTAAATactgagttgagataagatgaattgagatgaaagttgaataaaatattattttttaatattattattattttaaaatttaaaaaaattaaattatttattatattttatgtgagaatttaaaaaatttataaaaatgagataagatgaaacttCTTTTATCCAAACCGGAGCTTAATTGTTTGTCACCTTCATGTAGAGATtgaattcaatattaattaaggagggaatttaacattaaaaaaatatatatattttccttaattttactccataaaagatatatatttagtcGGACGTTTATAAACACAGTTCATGTTGTAGTTTTACTGAGATTCaactacatacatacatatatatatatatatatatatattttttttaaatcttgtatatatatatagaagtataGTTTGAGAGAGAGTAACAATGTTACGTACGTAGTAGCTGATCAGGAAGTCAGCACGTGGAGAAGCATCAAGAGTTTCTATTTTCATGCACAAAGGATCCGATCGAAGCTatcaaaaaaagtttaatttgcCGAAATCAACGtaactattttttctctctctcatctttttGGGGAAATACTTGGAGCggaattaaataatataaatcggATAATTACATATAATACTATCATCATCAACTCACCCAAAAACCCTATCTTCCTCAACAAGCAAACCGATGGATGCAGCCAGCAGTATTTCACccatgtatgtacatatatgatAACTCATGATCTATTGTGATCTGTTTAATTCCAAACACGTCTCTTTAAACCCTCCATTTTAGATATCATTGGTCGACACACGCAAATATTAATCTACGTTAAGTTCCCGATGTTTACTCCCTAAGATTAACctgctctctttttctctcagTCAAACCCTTGATTAATTTTTCTCCCAccttccctccctccctcccttgcGTTACACCATGgagaagggagagaaagaacCTTCAGACTTCCAATGGTTCATGCCTGATCAAATCCCTATTGACCCTTCTTCTATTTCACCGCGGGAAAGCCACCGCCTTATCGTTGCTGATTCCCTGGAAAACCACAATATTGATGGTAACCGTTCGTCTGGAAATTCCCTTCACCAGAAAACAACCATAATAAACCCTAGAGTTCAAACCCGCCCCACCTCCCAAAACCGAAACCCCACCACTGGGAGCGTTAATTTTCAAGACGCCATCTCGGGGATGGACCTAAACCCTGGTCTCAATTACGAGACCCTTTTTGAACAAGGCGTTGAAACTTCATTGAGTCGGCTCAGCCTATCAACTCCTTCTCATCAACCTTGGTTTCTTGCTCCACCGGCCTCTCAAGAAGTTGCCTGGTGTGGTAATACTGCTGGGCCATCGTTAGGGAACGGTTTCGATGATAATTATGTAATGGCCGGAGGTCTTGCTTCTTCAACGCATGCACAAGAATGTCAAGGACAGCAATATTTGGAGAAGTTGAGAGAACAGCATTTGCAGTCGATGAGAATTCAGTCTGCAGTGACGAGACATATGGTTTATGATACAAGGCCCCGTGGAGTGCCATTAATATTGAGCGATAACAATGGACTTTCGAGCTTCCGGCCAAGTTTTGCCAATTATCAGCACAGAAATTTATCAGGTGCGGGCCCAAGTTTTGGGACAGGAAAGAACCAGTCTGCGGCCTCTTCTACCTTTAACATTAACAATGTGTTTGATTGGCATCGCGGAAGACAATCTGCACATACAATGAGTTATTATTATCCTATTTGGCCGTCTTCTCCGAGTAGTAATGGGATTCGATTTGATTCCAACTGCCAAAGTCGGGGAATTACCAGTAATGGTCTGAGGTCCGCTGGGATATTGTCATTGCAGCCGTCGCAACAGCGTCCAACGTCGTACCCCTCAATGGAAGAATTGAACGGCCAACTGCTTTCGGTGGCCAAAGACCGAAAGCCGGGGTATGCTTTCTTTCAGAAGAAGTTTGAGAAGTGGAATGACGATTTGCACGCGTTAATGGTTAACTCGCGTTGCTCTCATCACGTTCAGAAGCGTTTCGAAGAAAGCAATGGAGAACAGCTGACTGAAATTCTTCTTACTTTGATCAGTAATGAACAAAAACTAAAGTATACATGCACCGACAGCCAAGGGTATGACTCGTTCTAATTAACTAGTTAATTGTTTGTCGAAATGCCTATAAAAAAGAGGGTCAAAATTATTATGATGGAACTATAGTTGCCTTTTTGTTTGGCCCAATTTTGAGAGAATTCTTCTcggatttttataaattattttggattttatcaatgCAGAAGTCGGTCAATGCAAAAATTGTTGGAGCATCTTAAAACCCCGGAGCACATATCCTTGGTAATATGGACTATAAGGAATTTAACAGTTACCTTGACCAAGTGCACGAGTGGTCTGTTTTTAATCAGGAAGTGCTTGGACCTTTTCCCCGCCCAAGACAACGAGGTAATTCGTATTAATATGTGCCTCGACAACATGCATCTAATTTTCTTTACCCAAGGCTGCGGTTCTGCTGAAGTTGCCTAATGTCTAAAATTAATGACAAGGTTCTATAAGTTATATCCtgctaaaaacaaaaataaactacTTTTCATATCGGAAGAATGGCGTTCATCTTATGTTAATAACAGTATTAgcagtatatataaattatattcacCATCCTCTTGATCACTATCCTCTCTCTTATGTGACATCAAATGATTGAGTGATAAACAATTTTCCAATCAAGGGCGGGAGAAAGATGGCAAAAAGAATGATGAATAAcaattctcatatatatatatagacacacatggcaaacatatatatatatatatatcattttagtGCCACAAGAAGCTAGCGTTTGTCCGTTAGTTTTCACTCAATGCTTTTCTGAAGCCAGGTGACAATATTGTGTGAGTTCCTTTGACTAATTAGAGGCTACCACTCTTAAATTCTGTGATTCCTAATCATTTTTCCTTCTGTTTTCAGCTTATTTTGAATGAGATAGCAGAGAACTGTTTTGATATTGCGACAGACAGATATGGATGCTGTTTAATGCAAGAGTGTGTCAATCGTTCTTTTGGAGAAACAAAGGAGCGTCTTGTGGCTAAAATAGCAGCAAATGCGCTACTCCTTTCAGAAGATTCTTTTGGGTTTGTTCATCTTGAGCCCCTCCATTTCTCAGTGTTTACATGCATCTTGAAGAATAAGAACCGTATTCGAAATGCAGTTCTCGATcgtgtattataatttttttttttctttttctttggccTAATTTTTTGCTCCAACgcccatcatttttttttttttttttgtaattgctGTTTTTCAAACCTTCAAAAGAAAAGAGTTTGAAGTCTTCAAAGTCAGATGCTCGCTTGCTCCTTTTGGTGCCTTGCTCAATATGGAACCTTTCTGATCTAacaccatctttttttttttttttttaggaacttTGTTGTGCAGCACGTAATAGAGCTGAGGATGCCACGTGTTGCAGAAGCTATACATGCGCAGCTCGAAGGAagatttctttctctctctatggaCAAGCATGGCAGCCATGTGGTGCAAAAATGCTTGATTGAATTTGGAGAACAGCTTTCCGCTAGGATTATTCGAGAGCTTACTTCTATTCCGGAGCGTTTCTTGAGCTTTCTTCAGGATCAATGGGGTAATTATGTTGCTCAGACTGCCAAGGCGGTTTCTAAGGTTAGAAGATCCCATATTAGTCACTAGTACTCTTGTGTTCTTTAACACATGGAATTAATGGATTTTTACACAAACAACACCACTTCTTTTCTTGCATGCACAAAACCTAGGATTACAATTGCGTCACTATCATCGTACTTAGAAGTCTATGTTCTGAAATAGCTCTAAATCGATCAACTGAAATTTCAAGAGATTGACCTTATTTTTTAGACAGTTGAAATGGATATGTGCGCTATGCATTGCTTTCATGAAGACATGCTTCCCCCATAATATCTGCTAGCTATTTTCCCTgggattttctttcttttgttttttattttctttgtcttCAATGAGTGCAGGGATCCGTCCGCCAATCTCTTATGGATCTAATCGATCATTACAGACCACTTTTGCAAAGCCATCCTCATGGAAAATGCGTGCTTGCCCCAACCAAACGGAAGCAGCACCGATTGATATGAGTACAAGCACATGATCGCATGATATGCTTACTCTAAATactttcaaaacaaaactattcTCTGTCACATGTTGCATTTCCCTGATCTATATATTTAGGACTTGAAACTATTTGTTATTGCTATCTGTTCATTTTTTGTGTTGTGCTTTAGGTCGTAAGTTTGGGCAATTTGCTCTGATGGCAGTCTAAGGAAAGTAATTAATGCTTTCTTTACAAGCCATTGAGTGAATTGTATAATCCTTGGGTCTTACACGGCCTGTTGTTGTTATACACTAATCTAGCATTTTCTGATATGTAATTTTTTCAAGAGATTTCACAGCTTGCTAGAGATGTTGGTATATCTTGATCATgcacaatatatatatggtgttaACGAATTTTGATCACTTGGATAACAAGTTTTGTGAACATGAAGGAAGAAAAGgtattttttgactttttttttttccaggttTTGAGCTTTTATTCAAGCTTAATTCCATAATAGAGCTTCCAACTCGAGCTGGAAGTGCAATTATTTAGCTGACGAGTTCACACAAACATCTCAACCAACTGAACTAGAGGAACAGAGCATGGAAAGTGATGAGTTTTAACAAGTTAACCACtctaaagagagagaaaataacttcaaaaattTACTAATAACGATTCGAATTTTTAGAAAGCTTATGAAGTtatatattaatgcatgcaGGCTAAAAAAAAACTGATGGTACTATGAATCTCACATGTATTAGTAGTGTTGCTCTAAGAAATTCTGATCACAAGAGGGCCTACACCCCCAATGGCACGTAGGCGTTGAATACTCAGctcatttgaaagaaaatatttgctCACTGATTCATAAACACAATCTAAAGCAACACTGATAATTTACTCCGAATCTGATGAGTCCGGCTTTGTGCTTTGCCTGACGCTCCTTCGGGCTTGTGACCCAGATCTTGGATTCAGTGATGATTCACCCTCAAAAAATATAACTTGAGCTTTAGCCAGCCTTTCCTCCAGTTCCTCTGTGCTGAATTCATCCGTCCCACCAAGCTCATCGAATCCTACCTGATGCACATTATATTAGACACCAAAATGTTAGAAAGAGTGAAGTCTCATACAATAGAAGGTACGCACTTCAGTCAATTGTTTCTTTGGCGTACCACATAGTCATCAACTTTGGCATTCTTTATGAGGGCAATGGTTGGAAGAACAATGATCTTGAGTTTTTCTGCCAAGAATGGACTTTTCTCGGCATTGATTTTCACAAAACGTGTCTCCATGTGCTGCTTTGCCAATATGCTCAAGTGCTTGTCTACCACCTGCGATTGTAAATGGACTTCAGACATGAATTCTTTTCCCTACATTTCGATCGAACCTCCTTCAAGATATCAATGCCGCTTTCTTAATGTCGCGTTAACAAGTGGAATTTTAGTTTTTGAATAGGCAACAGATTGGAGTCGGTCAGCACTTGGATCACTGCACTCCGATACCATGATAACTACTACTCTATTTGAATTACGGGAAAGGTCGTGTTCTAATTAATCATATAGCCATTTATATCAATCCCTCACAcacaaacaaaatgaagaaccacaaaggaaaaaattttgaaaaatgaagtgaTCAAAATTACGATAAGAACCTTGCAGGGCCAGTTGTCGCGGTAAAAGTGGCAGACGACACGGTCGCTGGCCTTTACCGCGGCGAAGAAGTCCTTCTCCGAAGGGATCTCGGAGTACTCGCCGTGGCCGAGGGAGATCCAACGGCTCCGCTTCTCCGCCATCTTCTTCATCTGCTGCAACCTCCTCTCCCTGAGCACCTCTATATCGTCCATGTCCAGCCGATCTAGGGCTGAGATCTCATCATCTAGCTTGTCCTCCACAGCCTTCGCCACTGTCAGCACTTGCTTCTCCAGAATCTACGCATCACATACCACGACCACTAGATAATGGCTATGCATACAGTACGAATATATACATGTGTATATAAACAGTGAGAGATATATACCTCTTGAACCTTTGCGTTCTCCATTACTGGCCTCTGAGAGATCTTCCGCGCTCTACGATTCTGAAAGACAATGAAAAAGCAGACAGGGAGGGATAGATGGGGGAGACAGATTTGGGAGAAAAGTGAGGCGAATGCAATGTTATACTACGACGTCGTTTATGTTCTATTTGTATTTGGTAAATGAAATTTTGAATGCTGTTTCGGGACGGGACGGAATGTGGTGTTGGACAACGGGCCGGGTTTAATGAAAGCAAGCCCGCCTAAATACAAGtatcaaagattcaaaacgtacaaattcattattttatctgtaccatatattatattatattatttactttatcatttttatgGTAGTATTAacgtttaaataaataatactatatatcgtattactatattatttttatcttattagatatgacatatttattattattagataataaaaaattatttaataaaaaattatctaataataataaattaatcacatcttatataataagataaaaataaaatattaatgtagcgtatataattttctattatataatGGATAGTCTATCCTTGATCCGTTTCACAGAATTTGATAGTTTGCGATTTATTCCCACCGATCTGCTCTCGATCTACAATTAATGGAGTATAGATTGAGCTCAAAATGACGAAGAAAGAGATTGCCATGCTGAGAAATGCAATACAACGTATCTTCTACTTTTTGGCCACAGAGATCATGAgtggatttttaatttttgtgctGAGCAACATGTGTTGATGGATTTTCTTAtgttgacatatatatatatatatattaataagaagCAAATAGGTCGACAGACCATGCATGTTCAATTGAATtgacattctttttttttttttcttttgagaataaaGACATGCCCATAGTTTCTCAGTAACGAGAGGGAAAGAAGAAGACGAGTCTATCCAAATGAAAGCCATTCTAGAATCATTATTTATTACACGGAGTTCTTCTACAGAACAACAACTGTAGCAGCTACACACTTGTACATCATACGTggcatcacttttttttttttaatgataattcaAAACGTGcgtttttagaaaatatattacGATTGGTTTTTTGTATTTCGGTTGTTATCCGGTTGTCAACGACCGTGAGACCGGGAGATCCAGGGGATTCGGATTCGTCACCTTCAGCACCGAGAAGGCGATGAGGGACGCCATCGAGGGCATGAACGGTCAGAAGCTTGACGATCGTAACACCATAGTTAACGAGGCTCAGTCCCGCGGAAACAGGGGAGGTGGAGGCGGCGGTTACAGCCACGGAGGTAGGGGTTACGGTGGTGGTGGATGCCATGAAGGTGGAGGCGGGCCGCAGTGACAGAAGCTACGGTGGAGGTGGTGGCGGATATGGAGGTGGTCGTGACCGTGGGTATGGTGACAGTGGGTCCAGGTACTCGAGGGGTGGCGGCGGCGATGGTTGTAGCTGGAGGAACTGAAGGGGCTAAAGGTTTAATCGAGTATGTATCATTGATTTGAGTAGCTCTGTAGTCTGTAAAAGATAgcggtttggtttggtttgattttatggTTTCGAATATTCGATTATGGTTTTCTTGTTCCTTTCAGTTTGATGCTCTCCTTTTTTACCGATGGTTGCTGTATTCTGATCTTACCATCCCCTTTTCCAGAAGAGAAAATATACTCGAATCGAATGGAATAAAGATCTTCTTCTACGCATTCTGTTTTGCTTAGCTTTTTCCTTCAATTCTATGACtgaatttctctatattttaaataactgGCATTTTAGCAATTTCATCATGTTGATAAGTGAAATAATGAAAGAGATGAGAGATCTTTTTGCCTGGAATGAAAAGGGTCTCAATTTGTATAATAAGACGATGTTTagtaaaatatcataatttagaAGATCAAACCGATCAAAAACAAACATATCTACTACCAGTGGAgctgaaaatataataataatcatcGGCAAGTGAGCGAGACGAGGGGGAAAATGGGCTGAGAGAGCTGGTGGGAATGCTGACAACGGAACGAGGGAGGAAAAGCCAAAAGCTGGGGAGAGAGGAGCTCATTCTTTTAGGGCACTAGCAATGGTTTATGTATCTTCAtctttaaaatcacattttttgaagattgattttgaagatgaagaaagattcttacattggattatgtattttttgaccaaataataataaaatattcttattatttttttttctcctaaaaTCTGAATAGTCCAATAAATTCAAGTCAAAATCACGGCAGCTCCACGGCAGCACCATTCACCTCCACAGCAGCTCCACAGCAACAACCACCAGTACGTAACCAGAAAAAACTCAAATCAGAATCGAGAGAAGAGATTACCCAAATCCTCCAAGTGCATGCCAATATTCCAGATAAGACCCAAATCAATGTCAATGTCAAATTCATTAACCTATTTCGTGCAATCTAGTCTAAAGGCATGTAAATCCACCATTGATCAtaacaaaaaattcaacaacAGAGGCTACGGCATGCATAAAATCAGGGGTAAtttgcttgtaaaaaaaaatcctaaatcgTTCTAGGGCAGCACCACTCAGGAAATAAGACCCAAATTTCTACCACCAAAGAGTAGGAATGGAGGACGAAATCACCTGCAAGCTAGGGCATCCGGGagcaatgagagagagaaacgaTGTGGGGGCCGTGCCGTGAGCGAGAGAAGAGGCCGCCATTGATGAAGAAACCACCAGAAAATTGTGGGCGTccaagagagaaaacagagcaaCGAGAGATAAAGGGGTGAAATGGGTGTCGAAGAGAAGAGGAGAGTTGTTCGGatggagagagaagaagagaagaagagagagccaTTCAGGGATGGAGAGCGTTCTGCGATGGAGAGCCGAAAGAGCGTTCGGTGatggagagaaaagagaaaagagaagaagagagatggAGGCGTTCGGGGATGGAGaaagaagagaatgagagagagagtagagaaaaaagaaagagagaaaagagagagccgTTCGggatagagagaaaaaataataaagaattatttaaagaatgaaaatgTGTTCTTCATGTTTGAATAAAGACTGTAGctagttatttataattttagagatgaataaacTAATGTGGATGATTTTAAGgacatattcttcaaatttaaaaataaaaataaagataaaaaaattattgctgATACTcttaaaattctcaaaaatCAAATGTTTACCGGTGCTTAGGGAGAGAACGGAAAGTTAGAGATAATTTTGTCGTTACACAATAACACCAATATACGTCCTGCTGCTCTCAATATTATTCCAATTACACGTGATTGGACTCTCTCAcagacatacatacataattCAGACTAACTAATAAACTGCATG contains:
- the LOC122311884 gene encoding putative pumilio homolog 8, chloroplastic produces the protein MEKGEKEPSDFQWFMPDQIPIDPSSISPRESHRLIVADSLENHNIDGNRSSGNSLHQKTTIINPRVQTRPTSQNRNPTTGSVNFQDAISGMDLNPGLNYETLFEQGVETSLSRLSLSTPSHQPWFLAPPASQEVAWCGNTAGPSLGNGFDDNYVMAGGLASSTHAQECQGQQYLEKLREQHLQSMRIQSAVTRHMVYDTRPRGVPLILSDNNGLSSFRPSFANYQHRNLSGAGPSFGTGKNQSAASSTFNINNVFDWHRGRQSAHTMSYYYPIWPSSPSSNGIRFDSNCQSRGITSNGLRSAGILSLQPSQQRPTSYPSMEELNGQLLSVAKDRKPGYAFFQKKFEKWNDDLHALMVNSRCSHHVQKRFEESNGEQLTEILLTLISNEQKLKYTCTDSQGSRSMQKLLEHLKTPEHISLVIWTIRNLTVTLTKCTSGLFLIRKCLDLFPAQDNELILNEIAENCFDIATDRYGCCLMQECVNRSFGETKERLVAKIAANALLLSEDSFGNFVVQHVIELRMPRVAEAIHAQLEGRFLSLSMDKHGSHVVQKCLIEFGEQLSARIIRELTSIPERFLSFLQDQWGNYVAQTAKAVSKGSVRQSLMDLIDHYRPLLQSHPHGKCVLAPTKRKQHRLI
- the LOC122311885 gene encoding thioredoxin domain-containing protein 9 homolog, coding for MENAKVQEILEKQVLTVAKAVEDKLDDEISALDRLDMDDIEVLRERRLQQMKKMAEKRSRWISLGHGEYSEIPSEKDFFAAVKASDRVVCHFYRDNWPCKVVDKHLSILAKQHMETRFVKINAEKSPFLAEKLKIIVLPTIALIKNAKVDDYVVGFDELGGTDEFSTEELEERLAKAQVIFFEGESSLNPRSGSQARRSVRQSTKPDSSDSE